Proteins from a genomic interval of Mycobacterium conspicuum:
- a CDS encoding 3-carboxyethylcatechol 2,3-dioxygenase translates to MSHSPLLNLPGPSPDLLDDVNAAIAQAREFVEEFDPELVVIFSPDHYNGFFYKAMPPFCIGLHARGVGDYGTHLGPLEVPEDIATDCAEAVLAAGVDVAVSASMDVDHGTVQPLEKLFGDATSRPVIPFFINAIAVPLGPLHRCRALGAAVGDYLATLDKRVLVIGSGGLSHSPPVPTLATAGPAVLQRIVHGEPMSAEQRQARQAVVIDAARSFAAGDSDLQPLNPAWDHQLLEIIDAGRLSEFDSWSNSFVLYEGGGSAHEIRTWLAAFSALATAGPYQTTVRYYKPAAELIAGFAIRTARTVTPK, encoded by the coding sequence ATGTCGCACAGCCCGCTGCTGAATCTACCGGGGCCGTCGCCGGATCTGCTTGACGACGTCAACGCCGCGATTGCGCAGGCGCGAGAATTCGTCGAGGAGTTCGATCCCGAGCTCGTCGTGATCTTTTCCCCGGATCATTACAACGGGTTCTTCTATAAGGCGATGCCGCCGTTCTGTATCGGCCTGCACGCCAGGGGAGTTGGCGACTACGGCACTCACCTGGGCCCGCTCGAGGTTCCCGAGGACATCGCCACCGACTGCGCGGAAGCCGTGCTCGCCGCGGGCGTCGACGTGGCGGTGTCGGCCAGCATGGACGTGGACCATGGCACCGTGCAGCCGCTGGAGAAGCTTTTCGGGGATGCCACGTCGCGTCCGGTGATCCCGTTTTTCATCAACGCCATCGCCGTACCGCTGGGTCCCCTGCACCGCTGCCGGGCCTTGGGCGCGGCCGTGGGTGACTACCTCGCAACCCTGGACAAGCGCGTCCTGGTGATCGGCTCCGGTGGGCTCTCCCACAGTCCCCCGGTGCCGACCCTGGCGACCGCGGGTCCCGCTGTCCTGCAACGGATCGTGCATGGCGAACCGATGTCAGCCGAGCAGCGACAGGCACGCCAGGCGGTCGTGATCGATGCGGCGAGGAGTTTCGCCGCCGGCGACAGTGACCTGCAACCCCTCAACCCGGCGTGGGATCACCAACTCCTGGAGATCATCGACGCGGGCCGGCTTTCCGAGTTCGACTCCTGGTCCAACTCGTTCGTGCTCTACGAGGGCGGCGGCTCGGCCCACGAGATCAGGACGTGGCTCGCGGCTTTCTCGGCCCTCGCGACGGCGGGGCCATATCAGACCACGGTGCGCTACTACAAGCCGGCGGCCGAACTGATTGCCGGCTTCGCGATCAGAACGGCGAGAACGGTAACGCCGAAATGA
- a CDS encoding bifunctional 3-(3-hydroxy-phenyl)propionate/3-hydroxycinnamic acid hydroxylase, translating into MGTGEHGVDDVDVDVVVVGAGPVGLTLANILGLQGVRTLVIEERESLIDYPRGVGLDDESLRTFQSIGLVEQILPHTVPNQILRFFDAKRRVLAEMAPPDARFGWPKRNGFVQPLVDAELLRGLDRFEHVEVQWNRPMSSCVPDATGVSVECGSDGNTSSIRARYVVGCDGGRSITRRMMGVSFDGTTSSTRWLVVDIANDPLGHPNSEVGADPERPYASISIAHGIRRFEFMIHADETDEQAEDPAFLTRMLARMVPHPDRVDVIRRRVYTHHSRIAGAFRSGRMLLAGDAAHLMPVWQGQGYNSGIRDAANLGWKLAAVVSGRADDRLLDSYDVERRKHARAMIDLSTMVGRVISPTDRRVAAARDLLVRSASIVPSLKRYVLEMRFKPMPRYEQGAVVHAIPQQPRDPASPAGTLFIQPRVDTRTQRDVLLDDVLGPWFAVLCWNNNPRKILGEDAFASWKALGARFVALRPLTQLHWTSPETPDDPDIVIVGDRTGGLKAWFDVHQESVVFLRPDRCIAGACIAQLAPDLSAALLDTLTLTPGGGESPSATGSVLHVAQPAAESTGAVAGSA; encoded by the coding sequence ATGGGCACGGGCGAGCACGGTGTCGATGACGTCGACGTTGACGTAGTCGTCGTCGGTGCGGGCCCTGTCGGCTTGACCCTCGCCAACATCCTTGGGCTGCAAGGTGTTCGCACCTTGGTGATCGAGGAGCGGGAAAGCCTGATCGACTACCCGCGTGGGGTTGGGCTCGACGACGAATCGTTGCGCACGTTCCAGTCGATCGGTCTGGTGGAGCAGATCCTGCCGCACACCGTGCCCAACCAGATTCTGCGCTTCTTCGACGCCAAACGCCGCGTGCTTGCCGAAATGGCGCCACCCGACGCGCGTTTCGGCTGGCCCAAGCGCAACGGATTCGTGCAGCCGCTGGTTGACGCCGAATTGCTGCGCGGGCTGGACAGATTCGAGCACGTCGAGGTGCAGTGGAACCGTCCGATGAGCTCGTGCGTGCCGGACGCAACCGGGGTGTCCGTCGAGTGTGGCAGCGACGGCAACACGTCGAGCATCCGCGCGCGGTACGTCGTCGGCTGCGACGGCGGGCGCAGCATCACCCGCCGGATGATGGGCGTTTCGTTCGACGGAACGACGTCGTCCACGCGGTGGCTGGTCGTCGACATCGCCAACGACCCGCTGGGCCACCCCAACAGCGAGGTTGGCGCCGACCCCGAGCGACCCTACGCCTCGATCTCGATCGCCCACGGAATTCGCCGGTTCGAGTTCATGATTCACGCCGACGAGACCGACGAGCAGGCCGAAGATCCTGCGTTCCTGACGCGGATGCTGGCCCGGATGGTGCCGCACCCGGACCGGGTCGACGTGATCCGGCGCCGCGTCTACACGCACCACTCGCGCATCGCCGGCGCGTTCCGCAGCGGCCGGATGCTGCTCGCCGGGGACGCCGCACACCTGATGCCGGTGTGGCAGGGGCAGGGCTACAACAGCGGCATCCGGGATGCGGCAAACCTGGGCTGGAAGCTCGCCGCGGTGGTCAGCGGCCGGGCCGACGACCGATTGCTGGACAGCTACGACGTCGAGCGGCGCAAGCACGCGCGCGCGATGATCGACCTTTCCACCATGGTGGGTCGGGTCATCTCCCCGACCGACCGCCGGGTCGCCGCCGCCCGGGACCTTCTCGTGCGATCGGCGTCAATTGTGCCGTCGCTCAAGCGGTATGTGCTGGAGATGCGTTTCAAGCCGATGCCGCGCTATGAACAGGGCGCCGTGGTCCATGCGATCCCGCAACAACCGCGCGACCCTGCGTCGCCGGCCGGCACGCTGTTCATCCAGCCGCGGGTGGACACCCGGACGCAGCGGGATGTCTTGTTGGACGATGTGCTGGGACCCTGGTTCGCGGTGCTGTGCTGGAACAACAACCCGCGCAAGATTCTCGGCGAGGACGCCTTCGCGAGCTGGAAGGCGCTGGGCGCGCGCTTTGTTGCGCTGCGCCCACTCACTCAGTTGCACTGGACCAGCCCTGAGACTCCCGACGACCCCGACATCGTGATCGTCGGCGATCGCACCGGCGGTCTCAAGGCCTGGTTCGACGTCCACCAGGAATCGGTGGTGTTCCTGCGCCCCGACCGCTGCATCGCCGGAGCCTGCATCGCCCAGCTGGCGCCCGACCTGTCCGCCGCGTTGCTGGACACCCTCACGCTGACGCCGGGAGGGGGTGAATCGCCAAGTGCCACTGGCTCTGTGCTGCATGTCGCACAGCCCGCTGCTGAATCTACCGGGGCCGTCGCCGGATCTGCTTGA
- a CDS encoding alpha/beta fold hydrolase → MTEFESIWSDLQGVAFEQGYLDAGGVRTRYLRAGDPGKPVLMLLHGSGGHAEAYVRNLAAHGEHFWTWSIDMLGHGYTDKPGHPLEVHHYVEHLMAVLRTIGANRAHVSGESLGGWVAARAAIDHPDVVDRLVLNTAGGSQADPVVMQRIITLSMAAAEDPTWETVQARIKWLMADKSKDYDDLVASRQRIYRQPGFVAAMSDIMALQDPEIRARNIIGPDEYGSITAPTLVLWTSDDPTADVTEGRRIASMIPGARFELMPGCGHWPQYEDPKTFNRLHVDFLLGR, encoded by the coding sequence GTGACGGAGTTCGAGAGCATATGGAGCGATCTCCAGGGCGTCGCATTTGAGCAGGGCTATCTCGATGCCGGCGGAGTCCGGACCCGCTATCTGCGTGCCGGCGATCCGGGCAAGCCAGTCCTGATGCTGTTGCACGGCTCCGGTGGCCACGCCGAGGCTTACGTGCGAAATCTGGCGGCGCACGGGGAGCACTTCTGGACCTGGTCGATCGACATGCTGGGCCACGGCTACACCGACAAGCCGGGCCATCCGCTGGAAGTCCACCACTATGTCGAGCACCTGATGGCCGTCCTGCGCACCATCGGCGCGAACCGGGCCCATGTCAGCGGTGAGTCGCTCGGTGGCTGGGTGGCCGCCCGCGCCGCCATCGATCATCCGGACGTGGTGGACCGGCTGGTGCTCAACACGGCCGGCGGCTCGCAGGCCGATCCCGTGGTGATGCAACGGATCATCACGCTGTCGATGGCGGCCGCCGAGGACCCCACATGGGAAACGGTGCAGGCGCGCATCAAGTGGTTGATGGCGGACAAGTCCAAGGATTACGACGATCTGGTTGCCAGCCGCCAACGGATCTATCGCCAACCGGGATTCGTTGCCGCCATGAGCGACATCATGGCGCTGCAGGACCCGGAAATCCGCGCCCGCAATATCATCGGGCCCGACGAATACGGATCGATCACCGCGCCCACGCTGGTGCTCTGGACCAGTGACGACCCCACCGCCGACGTGACCGAGGGCCGCCGCATCGCGTCGATGATTCCGGGAGCGCGCTTCGAGCTGATGCCGGGTTGTGGTCACTGGCCGCAGTATGAGGACCCCAAGACCTTCAACCGTTTGCATGTCGACTTCTTGCTGGGGCGTTGA
- a CDS encoding IclR family transcriptional regulator, whose amino-acid sequence MPSSGSGSQTLARGLTGLHMVAASPNGLTVQQLADQVGVHRTIAYRLLLTLTEFRLVAKGEDGRYRPAAGLAVLGASFDRNVRQLSLPTLRALADELGSTVSLLVAEGDQQVAVAVIVPSQVAYQLAFHEGSRYPLDRGAAGIALLASMPPRPGERELVTRARERGWVMTYGEIEPNTYGLAVAVHRPAPSPPTCINLISHREDVVLRGRDAVLKAAKQLSEVLS is encoded by the coding sequence GTGCCAAGTTCAGGGAGTGGTTCGCAGACGCTGGCCAGGGGGCTCACCGGGCTGCATATGGTCGCGGCCTCCCCCAACGGGCTCACGGTGCAGCAGCTCGCCGACCAGGTCGGGGTGCACCGGACCATCGCCTACCGCTTGCTGCTGACCTTGACCGAATTCCGGCTGGTGGCCAAGGGGGAGGACGGGCGCTACCGACCGGCGGCCGGGCTGGCCGTCCTCGGCGCGTCCTTCGACCGAAACGTGCGCCAACTGAGTCTCCCGACGCTGCGCGCCTTGGCCGACGAACTCGGCAGCACGGTGTCGCTGCTCGTCGCCGAGGGCGACCAGCAGGTGGCCGTCGCGGTGATCGTGCCGAGCCAGGTCGCCTACCAGCTCGCCTTCCACGAGGGCAGTCGCTACCCGCTGGATCGCGGTGCCGCCGGCATCGCACTGCTGGCCAGCATGCCGCCACGCCCGGGCGAACGGGAGCTGGTCACCCGCGCGCGCGAGCGTGGCTGGGTGATGACCTATGGGGAGATCGAGCCCAACACCTATGGCCTGGCCGTGGCGGTGCACCGCCCCGCTCCATCTCCGCCAACCTGCATCAACCTCATTTCGCACCGTGAGGATGTCGTGCTACGCGGGAGGGACGCGGTCCTCAAAGCCGCAAAACAGTTGTCCGAAGTATTGAGCTAG
- a CDS encoding FAD-dependent oxidoreductase produces the protein MSWDHEVDVVVLGSGAAALTAALTAVVAGASVDVYEKASTVGGTTAVSGGIVWIPAHSRCPERELTVDDALQYLRAQSYGSMDDALVETFVQTGPAMLDFVEAHSGLRFEVADGFPDYQPELPGGQPAGGRSLSAGAFDLSQLDEWASRITTFPADWSNVGFDAETRARLHASVDQVSAELCVAGAALIAGLLKGLLDAGVPIHTNARATELIVESGEVIGVKIGQDTRVRARRGVVLATGGFEWDPVAVQAFLRGPMHGPVSPPNNTGDGLRMAMAHGADLANMGEAWWVPIVRIPGDTIDGKQRSRSVRLERTRPRSIMVNQAGRRFVNEACDYNSMAGAFHYLDPRGGYVNDRAWIVFDSVHLQRYGFLGIAPGEPVPDWFCESADLTELSNKTGIDADGLIRTVEAWNRHVAAEADPDFGRGSSAYDGYWGDDTATTQAGKTLGPIDTAPFYAVPVSIGSMGTKGGPRTDRDGRVLHVSGDPIPGLFAAGNAMGGITGRAYGGAGGTIGPAMVFGYRAGHAAATGKSVDLQ, from the coding sequence ATGTCTTGGGACCATGAAGTCGATGTCGTCGTGCTCGGCAGCGGCGCCGCCGCCCTCACGGCCGCGCTGACGGCGGTGGTTGCCGGCGCCTCGGTCGACGTCTACGAGAAGGCGTCGACCGTCGGCGGGACAACCGCGGTGTCGGGCGGCATCGTGTGGATTCCGGCCCATAGCCGTTGCCCGGAACGGGAATTGACGGTAGACGACGCGCTGCAGTACCTCCGCGCGCAGTCGTACGGTTCGATGGACGACGCGCTGGTGGAGACGTTCGTGCAGACCGGTCCGGCGATGCTGGACTTCGTCGAGGCACACAGCGGTCTGCGCTTCGAGGTCGCCGACGGCTTCCCCGACTACCAGCCGGAGTTGCCGGGCGGACAACCCGCCGGCGGTCGGTCGCTGTCCGCCGGCGCCTTCGATCTCAGCCAACTCGACGAATGGGCAAGCCGCATCACGACATTCCCCGCCGACTGGTCCAACGTCGGTTTCGATGCCGAGACCCGGGCGCGCCTGCACGCCTCGGTGGACCAGGTCTCCGCCGAGCTGTGTGTGGCCGGCGCAGCGCTGATCGCCGGACTGCTCAAGGGGCTGCTCGACGCCGGGGTGCCGATCCACACCAACGCCCGGGCCACCGAGCTGATCGTCGAGTCCGGCGAGGTCATCGGCGTCAAGATCGGCCAGGACACCAGGGTGCGCGCCCGGCGGGGCGTCGTCCTGGCAACCGGCGGCTTCGAATGGGATCCCGTTGCGGTGCAGGCATTCCTGCGCGGGCCGATGCACGGTCCGGTCTCGCCACCGAACAACACCGGCGACGGACTGCGGATGGCGATGGCGCACGGCGCGGACCTGGCCAACATGGGCGAAGCCTGGTGGGTGCCGATCGTGCGCATTCCCGGCGACACCATCGACGGCAAACAGCGCAGCCGCAGCGTGCGGCTGGAACGCACGCGCCCCCGCAGCATCATGGTCAACCAGGCCGGCCGGCGCTTCGTCAACGAGGCCTGCGACTACAACTCGATGGCGGGCGCGTTCCACTATCTCGACCCGCGCGGCGGCTATGTCAACGACCGCGCGTGGATCGTATTCGACTCAGTTCACTTGCAGCGCTACGGCTTTCTCGGGATTGCCCCCGGAGAGCCGGTGCCGGACTGGTTCTGCGAGTCGGCCGACCTCACCGAGCTGAGCAACAAGACGGGCATCGACGCCGACGGCCTAATCCGAACCGTCGAGGCGTGGAACCGCCACGTGGCCGCCGAAGCCGATCCCGACTTCGGCCGCGGCTCAAGCGCCTACGACGGCTACTGGGGTGATGACACCGCCACCACGCAGGCCGGCAAGACTCTGGGCCCGATCGACACCGCCCCCTTCTACGCGGTGCCGGTGTCGATCGGATCGATGGGCACCAAGGGCGGGCCGCGCACCGACCGCGACGGCCGCGTGCTCCATGTCAGCGGGGATCCCATCCCGGGGCTGTTCGCCGCGGGCAACGCGATGGGCGGCATCACCGGCCGCGCGTACGGCGGTGCGGGCGGAACCATCGGTCCGGCAATGGTTTTCGGCTACCGCGCGGGTCACGCGGCCGCCACCGGGAAATCGGTCGACCTACAGTAG
- the meaB gene encoding methylmalonyl Co-A mutase-associated GTPase MeaB, which translates to MSIADLIASACNGSQRAAGRLLSLVEGEQRGEVLASIDPSALRTGLVIGITGPPGAGKSTTIAALVSAYRDRGNRVAVLAVDPSSPFSGGALLGDRIRMAAHINDSDVLIRSVATRGHLGGLAAAVPAAIRLLGAIGYDVILLETVGVGQSEIEIAAVADPTVVVLNPGAGDAVQAAKAGVLEVADIVAVNKADREGAEQTVRDLRAETKAPIVSLIAARGEGVADLVAAIDDHHRTDSRDRRVARARAQILSMAQTRLRTHPDLDRLAESVVDGHDDPYTAAEGLLS; encoded by the coding sequence ATGAGCATTGCCGACCTGATCGCTAGCGCGTGCAACGGATCTCAACGCGCAGCGGGTCGGTTACTCAGCCTCGTCGAGGGCGAGCAGCGCGGCGAAGTGCTGGCGAGCATCGATCCGTCAGCGCTGCGCACGGGCCTTGTAATTGGCATCACCGGACCGCCGGGCGCGGGTAAGTCGACGACGATCGCCGCCCTGGTGAGCGCCTACCGGGACCGCGGCAATCGGGTGGCCGTGCTGGCCGTCGACCCGTCGTCGCCATTCAGTGGCGGCGCGCTACTGGGGGATCGCATCCGAATGGCGGCCCACATCAACGATTCCGACGTTCTGATTCGTTCGGTGGCCACGCGTGGTCACCTCGGGGGTTTGGCCGCCGCGGTCCCGGCGGCCATTCGGCTGCTCGGTGCGATCGGCTACGACGTGATCCTGCTGGAGACCGTGGGGGTAGGGCAGTCCGAGATCGAGATTGCCGCCGTTGCGGACCCGACCGTCGTCGTGCTCAATCCCGGTGCCGGCGACGCCGTTCAGGCGGCCAAGGCCGGGGTGCTGGAGGTCGCCGACATCGTGGCGGTCAACAAGGCCGACCGAGAGGGCGCCGAGCAGACCGTGCGGGATCTGCGGGCCGAGACCAAGGCCCCGATCGTCAGCCTGATCGCCGCGCGCGGTGAGGGCGTCGCTGACCTGGTGGCCGCGATCGATGACCATCACCGCACCGACAGTCGCGATCGGCGCGTGGCCCGTGCGCGGGCACAGATTTTGTCGATGGCGCAAACTCGGTTGCGAACCCACCCGGATCTTGACCGGCTCGCCGAATCGGTCGTCGACGGCCACGACGACCCCTACACCGCCGCAGAGGGTCTCTTGTCGTAG
- a CDS encoding thiolase family protein, translated as MPEAVIVSALRTPIGTARKGTLRDTTAFELAHHVVSEAAADLDPTQVDDVILGEGLNGGGVIARHAAITAGLSHVPGLANNRHCAAGQAAVQSAAASIRAGMDQLVIAGGVNSASTSPRSRIQVDGEWVDWFPPTHPDRPDAPNLDMSITVGWNAAVKAGVSREEMDEWALRSHRNALAAIDEGRFKEEIVPIETPHGLFSVDEHPRRDTTLEKLAGLKPLHPEIEGFSITAGNACGANDGAAVLTIASDALGLPALATVRSWASVGVDPAITGLAPVDAIPKALARGGLSISDVDLFEINEAFASMCVATIKLLELDADKVNVSGSGCGLGHPVAATGARMLVTLVHELRRRGGGIGVAAMCAGGGMGSATVIEVAAP; from the coding sequence GTGCCTGAAGCTGTCATTGTGTCCGCCCTGCGCACCCCGATCGGCACCGCACGCAAGGGAACGCTGCGGGACACCACCGCATTCGAGCTCGCCCACCACGTGGTTTCCGAGGCGGCCGCGGATTTGGACCCCACGCAGGTCGACGACGTGATCCTGGGCGAAGGCCTTAACGGCGGCGGCGTCATCGCCCGCCACGCGGCCATCACGGCGGGACTGTCCCACGTGCCCGGTTTGGCCAACAACCGGCACTGCGCGGCCGGCCAGGCGGCGGTGCAGAGCGCGGCGGCGAGCATACGAGCCGGCATGGATCAGCTCGTCATCGCGGGCGGCGTGAACTCGGCGTCGACATCGCCGCGGTCCCGAATCCAGGTCGACGGCGAGTGGGTGGACTGGTTCCCGCCGACCCACCCGGACCGACCCGACGCGCCGAATCTCGACATGTCGATCACCGTTGGCTGGAACGCCGCGGTCAAAGCGGGCGTGAGTCGCGAGGAGATGGACGAATGGGCGCTGCGGTCACACCGCAATGCGCTGGCCGCGATCGACGAAGGCCGCTTCAAGGAGGAGATCGTTCCGATCGAGACGCCGCATGGGTTGTTCTCCGTCGACGAGCACCCGCGCCGTGACACCACCCTGGAGAAGCTGGCCGGACTCAAGCCGCTGCACCCGGAAATCGAGGGCTTTTCCATCACCGCCGGTAATGCCTGCGGCGCCAACGACGGCGCTGCGGTGTTGACCATCGCCAGCGACGCGCTCGGTCTGCCCGCCCTGGCCACCGTGCGGTCCTGGGCGTCCGTCGGCGTCGACCCCGCGATCACTGGCCTGGCTCCGGTCGACGCGATCCCGAAAGCCCTTGCCCGCGGCGGTCTTTCCATCTCTGATGTCGATCTGTTCGAGATCAACGAGGCGTTCGCGTCGATGTGTGTGGCCACCATCAAGCTGCTCGAACTGGACGCGGACAAGGTGAACGTCAGCGGAAGTGGCTGCGGGCTGGGACATCCGGTGGCGGCAACGGGTGCCAGGATGCTGGTCACTTTGGTGCACGAATTGCGCCGGCGCGGTGGTGGTATCGGCGTTGCGGCCATGTGCGCGGGCGGCGGGATGGGCTCCGCGACGGTCATCGAGGTCGCTGCGCCATAA
- a CDS encoding proline iminopeptidase-family hydrolase, translating to MTERSGTIPVPGGTVWFKRVGGGPGLPLLAIHGGPGLPHNYIRSLERLADEREVVFWDQLGCGRSERPSNVELWTMERSVAEMDAVIQALELNGFHIFGNSWGGMLAQQYALDVTSQAASLIISNSIASIPLFSDMVARLKAQLDPATQSAIDRHEAAGTTHSAEYQAAIRAWNETYLCRRLPWPTELTEAFSGMGAEIFETMFGPSDFRIVGTMRSWDVFDRLPEIALPTLILAGRFDECAPEHMWEMHQRIGGSQFELFESSAHMPFIEEPHRFDRVMRDFLRLHDTV from the coding sequence ATGACTGAGCGCTCCGGAACGATCCCGGTCCCCGGTGGAACCGTCTGGTTCAAGCGGGTCGGCGGTGGGCCCGGTCTGCCGTTGCTTGCAATTCATGGCGGGCCGGGTCTGCCGCACAACTACATCCGTTCGCTGGAGCGGCTGGCCGACGAACGCGAGGTCGTCTTCTGGGATCAGTTGGGCTGCGGCCGTTCGGAGCGCCCGTCGAACGTCGAGCTGTGGACGATGGAACGCTCCGTGGCCGAAATGGATGCCGTCATACAGGCGTTGGAGCTCAACGGCTTTCACATCTTCGGCAACTCGTGGGGTGGGATGCTGGCACAGCAGTATGCGCTCGACGTGACGTCTCAAGCTGCCAGCCTGATCATTTCGAACAGCATCGCGTCCATACCTCTGTTCTCGGACATGGTCGCGCGCCTGAAGGCGCAGCTTGATCCGGCGACCCAATCCGCGATCGACCGTCACGAGGCCGCCGGCACGACCCATTCGGCCGAATACCAGGCCGCCATCCGCGCCTGGAACGAGACGTACCTGTGCCGTCGACTGCCCTGGCCCACGGAGCTGACCGAAGCCTTCAGTGGCATGGGAGCCGAGATATTTGAAACGATGTTCGGGCCCAGCGACTTTCGCATCGTCGGGACGATGCGAAGCTGGGACGTCTTTGATCGCCTACCCGAGATCGCGTTGCCGACCCTGATCCTGGCCGGCAGATTCGACGAATGCGCACCGGAACACATGTGGGAGATGCATCAGCGCATCGGTGGTTCGCAATTCGAGCTTTTCGAATCGAGCGCACACATGCCCTTCATCGAGGAGCCGCACCGGTTCGATCGGGTGATGCGGGACTTCCTACGGCTGCACGACACCGTTTGA
- the mbp1 gene encoding microaggregate-binding protein 1 encodes MSDRDSGPVAAIRGVIEDAIGKTKEIIGIVFNHEGLRKEGRAQQDKAQAERDVAKKEAQAEAARAAADTAESRQEAAQK; translated from the coding sequence ATGAGTGACCGCGACAGTGGACCGGTGGCCGCCATCAGGGGCGTCATCGAGGATGCCATCGGCAAGACCAAGGAAATCATCGGCATCGTGTTCAACCACGAGGGTCTCCGCAAGGAGGGCCGCGCCCAGCAGGACAAGGCGCAAGCCGAACGCGACGTCGCCAAGAAAGAGGCCCAGGCGGAGGCCGCGCGTGCGGCTGCTGACACGGCCGAGAGCCGCCAGGAGGCCGCCCAGAAGTAG
- a CDS encoding TetR/AcrR family transcriptional regulator, producing the protein MTNEGLSMLNSSDARAASPRPYRSPVREQKTAQTRERIVQAGVAIVERLPDMDWSAMTFQAVADGAGVSKRTVFRHFATERELHDAVMQRFQERAGVSYEQVDLHGVAAVARRVFEALSAFAVSSWGTEPDDPTFTAMDRARGDALRGAVAAAAPDWSAEQRALVAGVLDVLWSPLSYERLVVHWGASSADAITAIEWAIGLVVRSVESAQPPQPNGGDRRR; encoded by the coding sequence GTGACCAACGAGGGGCTGTCAATGCTGAATTCGTCCGATGCGCGCGCGGCCTCGCCGCGCCCGTACCGCAGCCCGGTGCGTGAGCAGAAGACCGCCCAGACGCGGGAGCGGATCGTGCAGGCCGGGGTGGCGATCGTCGAACGCCTGCCCGACATGGATTGGAGCGCGATGACGTTTCAGGCCGTCGCCGACGGAGCGGGGGTCAGCAAGCGAACGGTGTTCCGGCACTTCGCAACTGAGCGAGAGCTGCACGACGCCGTGATGCAGCGGTTTCAGGAGCGCGCCGGCGTGAGCTACGAGCAGGTCGACCTGCACGGGGTGGCCGCCGTGGCCCGCCGGGTCTTCGAGGCGCTTTCGGCCTTCGCGGTTTCGTCCTGGGGTACGGAACCCGATGACCCGACGTTTACGGCCATGGACCGTGCTCGCGGCGACGCTTTGCGCGGCGCCGTCGCGGCCGCGGCGCCGGATTGGTCAGCCGAGCAGCGCGCGTTGGTGGCGGGCGTGCTGGATGTGCTGTGGAGTCCGCTGTCCTACGAACGCCTCGTCGTGCATTGGGGGGCGAGCTCGGCGGACGCCATCACGGCCATCGAATGGGCGATCGGGCTTGTCGTGCGCAGCGTCGAATCGGCGCAACCACCGCAGCCGAACGGCGGGGACCGGCGCCGTTGA